One stretch of Pyxidicoccus trucidator DNA includes these proteins:
- a CDS encoding antibiotic biosynthesis monooxygenase family protein gives MKRILLSYLTLLVLPACGGGELPPPAIVQEDPLADCARERLEEDLQMLPLAGAAVRADGTLEPGSYIVSSTYLKLRPEPEALARFQALMGPISESLQAQQGLVALQVASSERCGTARTLSVWRDEAAMYSFVSGSAHQAAVSSVREVSRGGSIVTHWTDNERGVSWTKAARQLGADPGPFY, from the coding sequence ATGAAGCGCATCCTCCTTTCCTACCTGACTCTGCTCGTCCTGCCCGCTTGTGGCGGGGGAGAGCTCCCTCCTCCTGCCATCGTTCAGGAAGACCCGCTCGCGGACTGCGCGCGGGAACGACTGGAGGAGGACCTGCAAATGCTTCCACTGGCCGGAGCCGCGGTCCGCGCGGACGGGACACTGGAGCCCGGCAGCTACATCGTGAGCAGCACCTATCTCAAGCTGAGGCCGGAGCCCGAGGCGCTGGCCCGCTTCCAGGCGCTGATGGGCCCCATCTCCGAGTCGCTCCAGGCCCAGCAGGGACTGGTGGCCCTTCAGGTGGCCTCGTCCGAGCGCTGCGGGACGGCGCGAACGCTCTCCGTGTGGAGGGACGAGGCGGCCATGTACTCCTTCGTCTCGGGCTCCGCGCACCAGGCCGCGGTGTCCTCCGTGCGCGAGGTGAGCCGCGGGGGCAGCATCGTCACGCACTGGACGGACAACGAGCGCGGGGTGTCCTGGACGAAGGCAGCGCGGCAGCTCGGGGCCGACCCAGGCCCGTTCTACTGA
- a CDS encoding DUF4397 domain-containing protein, which produces MLRSFWKNRVLVAALAASMSTLSAGCGEGDDDKEPPDTRPAKLRVIHASPDAPAVDIYAEGQAAPLFTNVKYGDTTSYATVPAGTYNVQVRAAGAAASSAPVYSTGPLTLGANASVSALASGLLGASDNTQSFRVLPLAEGFSAPADGRARVRIVHAGADAPTVALDVGDDGSSEVPALQRFQDTGATGVDLPAGQSFQVGVLAGGNKVTAFTIPALPSRGEVFVIATGQLSAKPGATNGFGLLAAGVGFIRQNPVVYALHGSPDAPPVDIFAGNAELVDNLTFGQLSKPIQVPPGTYTLDVFAHASGASRPAGHPAGADSTPALEAGGRYLVVAAGFLSPGAGDPATSTFELLAFADGFAQDKDSLRLRVVHASPDAPEVDVAPLENGLVPMHAAYNDVPYRQASAPEGLALPAVQAQVGVAAASASNRAPVARFDFDTAPFIGKGVFAVAAGALSPTHGEGEASFRLVAVDTGASPWTATALHPVFP; this is translated from the coding sequence ATGCTGAGGAGCTTCTGGAAGAACCGCGTCCTGGTGGCGGCGCTGGCCGCTTCGATGTCCACGCTGTCCGCGGGTTGCGGTGAAGGCGATGACGACAAGGAGCCGCCCGACACCCGCCCCGCGAAGCTGCGCGTCATCCACGCATCGCCCGACGCTCCGGCGGTGGACATCTACGCCGAGGGCCAGGCGGCGCCGCTGTTCACCAACGTGAAGTACGGCGACACGACGAGCTACGCCACCGTGCCGGCGGGCACGTACAACGTGCAGGTGCGTGCGGCGGGCGCGGCGGCGAGCTCGGCGCCCGTGTACTCCACCGGCCCGCTGACGCTGGGTGCCAATGCCAGCGTGAGCGCGCTGGCCTCGGGCCTGCTCGGCGCCAGCGACAACACTCAGTCCTTCCGCGTGCTGCCGCTTGCAGAGGGCTTCAGCGCTCCGGCGGACGGGCGGGCGCGCGTGCGCATCGTCCATGCGGGCGCGGACGCGCCCACCGTGGCGCTGGACGTGGGCGATGACGGCTCCTCCGAGGTGCCGGCCCTGCAGCGCTTCCAGGACACCGGCGCTACCGGCGTGGACCTGCCCGCGGGCCAGTCCTTCCAGGTGGGCGTGCTCGCGGGAGGCAACAAGGTGACGGCCTTCACCATCCCCGCCCTGCCATCTCGCGGCGAGGTGTTCGTCATCGCCACCGGGCAGCTCTCCGCGAAGCCTGGCGCCACCAACGGCTTCGGCCTGCTCGCGGCGGGGGTGGGCTTCATCCGGCAGAACCCCGTCGTCTACGCGCTGCACGGCTCGCCGGACGCGCCTCCCGTGGACATCTTCGCGGGCAACGCCGAGCTGGTGGACAACCTGACCTTCGGCCAGCTCTCCAAGCCCATCCAGGTGCCGCCGGGCACGTACACCCTGGACGTCTTCGCGCATGCGTCCGGTGCCTCGCGCCCGGCCGGCCACCCCGCCGGTGCCGACAGCACGCCCGCGCTGGAGGCCGGAGGCCGCTACCTCGTGGTGGCCGCCGGCTTCCTGTCGCCCGGCGCGGGGGACCCGGCGACGTCCACCTTCGAGCTGCTCGCCTTCGCCGACGGCTTCGCCCAGGACAAAGACAGCCTGAGGCTGCGCGTGGTGCACGCCTCGCCGGACGCGCCCGAGGTGGACGTGGCGCCGCTGGAGAACGGGCTCGTCCCGATGCATGCGGCCTACAACGATGTGCCCTACCGGCAGGCCTCCGCGCCCGAGGGACTGGCGCTGCCGGCGGTCCAGGCCCAGGTGGGCGTGGCCGCCGCCTCCGCGAGCAACCGCGCACCGGTAGCCCGCTTCGACTTCGACACCGCGCCCTTCATCGGCAAGGGCGTCTTCGCCGTGGCCGCGGGCGCGCTGTCGCCTACGCACGGGGAGGGCGAGGCGTCCTTCCGGCTGGTAGCGGTGGACACCGGCGCCTCGCCCTGGACGGCCACCGCCCTGCACCCCGTGTTTCCGTAG
- a CDS encoding metallophosphoesterase → MAAVQYVFLSDLHFGERNSLLSDPTSNGATRPLMANDALDGLVACLRDVARANPPGIKPYLVLVGDIFELALAPTHVALDGFDQFISRLFPADGEALFSPNIVFIPGNHDHELWTGTRDELVAERMMRVSPDAPLEASAPTTLIFAELHPAPGALPEQQPTENALLTRMLRHRHPAHPDLRVVLGYPNLGVIRQQRMLLAHHGHFADDVYLLMTPLARAIYCETDEAPTIAQLETDNAAWIDFLWSSLGREGRVGAGVRRSYDMLKTDPGKVLLASRLAGALVSLKGRKFGRRLRQRLLLPFLLRALDLIEENDVRQSLASREQVDEGVINYLKGPLATEVARELSARNHPFPTEQIFTYGHTHHPLAQEVELPELGSRVRVYNTGGWVVDTPEARPATGGAMLLVDDTLDTALVQLCAQTTEPHRSPVMVLRAGDEAAAGPLMAHVRALVDRPEGPWRAAAAACGNAILRRRAELSANLLHEVRELPLTERLALGSEYLYKLFLKRERRVRHQLKLHLLTQGQREPTRSLPASDSRPDVSSPH, encoded by the coding sequence ATGGCCGCTGTCCAATACGTCTTCCTGTCGGACCTGCACTTCGGGGAGCGCAACAGTCTGCTGAGCGACCCCACCAGCAATGGCGCCACGCGGCCGCTCATGGCCAACGATGCGCTGGACGGCCTGGTGGCGTGCTTGCGGGATGTCGCGCGGGCCAATCCTCCCGGCATCAAGCCCTACCTCGTCCTGGTCGGCGACATCTTCGAGCTCGCACTCGCGCCCACCCACGTCGCGCTCGACGGGTTCGACCAGTTCATCAGCCGGCTCTTTCCAGCCGACGGCGAGGCGCTCTTCTCTCCCAATATCGTCTTCATTCCCGGCAACCACGACCACGAGCTGTGGACGGGGACGCGTGACGAGCTCGTCGCCGAGCGGATGATGCGCGTCTCGCCGGATGCGCCGCTCGAAGCCTCGGCCCCGACGACCCTCATCTTCGCCGAGCTCCACCCCGCTCCCGGGGCACTCCCCGAGCAGCAGCCCACCGAGAACGCGCTGCTCACGCGCATGCTGCGTCACCGCCATCCCGCCCACCCCGACTTGCGGGTGGTGCTGGGCTACCCGAACCTGGGCGTCATCCGGCAACAGCGGATGCTGCTCGCCCACCACGGCCACTTCGCCGATGACGTCTACCTGCTGATGACGCCCCTGGCCCGGGCCATCTACTGCGAGACGGACGAGGCACCGACGATTGCCCAGCTGGAGACGGACAACGCCGCGTGGATCGACTTCCTCTGGTCCAGCCTCGGCCGCGAGGGCCGGGTGGGCGCGGGGGTGCGACGCAGCTATGACATGCTCAAGACGGACCCGGGAAAGGTCCTGCTCGCCAGCCGCCTGGCCGGAGCGTTGGTCTCGCTGAAAGGCCGGAAGTTTGGCCGCCGCCTGCGCCAGCGCCTGCTGTTGCCCTTTCTCCTGCGGGCCCTGGACCTCATTGAGGAGAACGACGTGCGCCAGTCGCTCGCGTCCCGGGAACAGGTGGACGAGGGGGTCATCAACTACCTGAAAGGGCCGCTCGCGACGGAGGTGGCTCGGGAGCTGAGCGCCCGCAATCATCCCTTCCCCACCGAGCAAATCTTCACCTACGGACACACCCACCACCCGCTGGCGCAAGAGGTGGAGCTGCCGGAGCTCGGCTCACGCGTGCGCGTGTACAACACCGGCGGCTGGGTCGTGGACACACCCGAAGCGCGTCCGGCCACCGGAGGCGCCATGCTGCTCGTCGATGACACGCTCGACACCGCGCTGGTCCAGCTCTGCGCCCAGACGACAGAGCCCCACCGCTCGCCGGTGATGGTGTTGCGCGCCGGAGACGAAGCCGCCGCGGGCCCGCTGATGGCGCACGTGCGCGCCCTGGTGGACCGGCCGGAGGGCCCCTGGCGTGCGGCGGCCGCCGCCTGTGGCAACGCCATCCTCCGGCGGCGTGCCGAGCTGTCGGCGAACCTGCTGCACGAAGTGCGAGAGCTTCCCCTGACGGAGCGGCTCGCCCTGGGCTCCGAGTACCTCTACAAGCTCTTCCTCAAGCGAGAGCGCCGGGTCCGGCACCAGCTGAAGCTGCATCTCCTCACGCAAGGGCAGCGCGAACCGACGCGGTCACTTCCCGCCTCGGACTCGCGGCCGGACGTGTCTTCCCCGCACTGA
- a CDS encoding VOC family protein, whose protein sequence is MTLAAYAVAAPLMSASGRACRWTTPRICWRGSTVGENCRRGATATHDLDKSKAFFSALGFSFNPQFSNESAAFMVIVDGSIHAMLMTEAFFKSLIDKPVVQAKEANEVIICLSCESREEVDSLIAKAVAAGGRTPHPPEDHGFMYDQGFEDLDGHLWNLVWTAPQA, encoded by the coding sequence GTGACCCTGGCCGCCTACGCGGTGGCGGCGCCGCTGATGTCCGCGAGCGGGCGCGCCTGCCGCTGGACGACTCCCCGCATCTGCTGGCGTGGTTCGACCGTGGGCGAGAACTGCCGGCGTGGCGCAACAGCGACGCATGACCTGGACAAATCCAAGGCCTTCTTTTCCGCTCTCGGCTTCAGCTTCAATCCACAATTCAGCAACGAGAGCGCGGCGTTCATGGTCATCGTGGATGGCAGCATTCATGCCATGCTGATGACCGAAGCGTTCTTCAAGAGCCTCATCGACAAGCCCGTCGTGCAGGCGAAGGAGGCCAACGAGGTCATCATCTGCCTGAGCTGCGAGAGCCGGGAAGAAGTGGACAGTCTGATCGCCAAGGCCGTCGCCGCCGGCGGCCGTACTCCGCATCCGCCCGAGGACCACGGCTTCATGTATGACCAGGGCTTCGAGGACCTCGACGGCCACCTGTGGAACCTGGTCTGGACGGCGCCGCAGGCCTGA
- a CDS encoding LytR/AlgR family response regulator transcription factor, which translates to MRVLVVDDEEPARRRLERMLRELAGVEVVGQAGDAEETLRQVATLRPDLLLLDIHMPCMDGLTLAQRHADLPPVIFVTAHDEHAVQAFEVNAVDYLLKPVRPERLATAMERARQRRLASREAVSRALETVRPAGASTRIVTSTAGTLRFFDARDITRFWSSDKYTVFLVDGAEQMTEEPLSTLEERLREAGFLRVHRGELVHANSIRALRGADGIHEVELRDGQVARVSRRLLAEVKRGLGLD; encoded by the coding sequence ATGAGGGTGCTCGTCGTGGACGACGAGGAGCCCGCGCGCCGGCGGCTGGAGCGCATGCTGCGGGAGCTGGCCGGGGTGGAGGTGGTGGGCCAGGCCGGTGATGCGGAGGAGACACTGCGGCAGGTGGCCACGCTCCGGCCGGACCTGCTGCTGCTGGACATCCACATGCCGTGCATGGACGGGCTGACGCTGGCGCAGCGCCACGCGGACCTGCCCCCCGTCATCTTCGTCACGGCCCATGACGAGCACGCGGTGCAGGCGTTCGAGGTCAACGCGGTGGACTACCTGCTCAAGCCAGTACGTCCGGAGCGGCTGGCGACGGCGATGGAGCGCGCGCGGCAGCGCCGGCTGGCCTCGCGGGAGGCCGTCTCGCGGGCGCTGGAGACGGTGAGGCCCGCGGGGGCCTCCACGCGCATCGTCACCTCCACCGCGGGCACGCTGCGCTTCTTCGACGCGCGCGACATCACCCGCTTCTGGTCCTCGGACAAGTACACCGTGTTCCTGGTGGACGGTGCGGAGCAGATGACGGAGGAGCCGCTGTCCACGCTGGAGGAGCGACTGCGGGAGGCGGGCTTCCTGCGCGTGCACCGGGGCGAGCTGGTGCACGCGAACAGCATCCGGGCGCTGCGCGGCGCGGACGGCATCCACGAGGTGGAGCTGCGGGACGGGCAGGTGGCGCGGGTGAGCCGCCGCCTGCTGGCGGAGGTGAAGCGGGGACTCGGGCTGGACTGA
- a CDS encoding TetR/AcrR family transcriptional regulator: MTTRGRPRHFDRDAALRQAMQVFWERGYEGASLSDLTEAMGIKAPSLYAAFGCKEALFREAVELYDSVEGGATNRALQEAPTARAAVEAMLRDNVKEYVSPSKPSGCMIVLAAVAGTAENQGVREFLAELRRGSTTAIQRRLDRGRAEGELPAGTDTSAMAGFYATVLQGLSIQARDGASLETMAAIVDCAMAAWDALVKRRTKR, from the coding sequence ATGACGACACGAGGCCGCCCGCGCCACTTCGACCGGGACGCCGCCTTGCGGCAGGCAATGCAGGTCTTCTGGGAGCGCGGCTATGAGGGCGCGTCGCTCAGTGACCTCACGGAGGCCATGGGCATCAAGGCGCCGAGCCTGTACGCCGCCTTTGGTTGCAAGGAGGCCTTGTTCCGTGAGGCGGTGGAGCTCTACGACTCCGTGGAGGGCGGGGCGACAAACCGGGCCCTCCAGGAGGCTCCCACGGCGCGCGCGGCCGTCGAGGCCATGCTGCGCGACAACGTGAAGGAGTACGTGAGTCCCAGCAAGCCGAGCGGCTGCATGATTGTCCTCGCGGCGGTGGCCGGCACGGCGGAGAACCAGGGCGTGCGGGAGTTCCTCGCGGAGCTGCGAAGGGGCTCCACCACGGCGATTCAGCGCCGGTTGGACCGGGGCCGCGCCGAGGGCGAACTGCCAGCGGGCACCGACACCTCGGCCATGGCCGGCTTCTACGCCACCGTGCTGCAGGGCCTCTCCATCCAGGCCCGTGATGGCGCCTCCCTGGAGACGATGGCGGCCATCGTCGACTGCGCAATGGCCGCCTGGGACGCGCTGGTGAAGCGCCGGACGAAGCGCTGA
- a CDS encoding glucose/sorbosone family PQQ-dependent dehydrogenase produces MRTVLTLALVSLVACGPAAPAKPPPTGSADDQQPSEPELPARVLVSGLEGPWEVTWGPDDMLWVTERAGRRVTRIDPESGRTRVAVTIGEVLADMQHQGLLGMALHPELLAGSGNDYVYVAYTYDGTPGDGDEQDNPRAKVVRFTYQPDAETLSEPRELISGIPAGNDHNGGRLKIGPDGKLFYSLGEQGANQFANFCKPIEAQRLPTDSEVQNADWSAYKGKILRMELDGSIPADNPMFNGVRSHIYTYGHRNPQGLVFGPDGTLYQAEHAANADDELNIIRAGGNHGWPHVAGYRDNQAYAYVNWSAAPNCQELTWTNLTDPASVPAGVPRADESAYTEAFVEPIMTLYTVPNGYDFEDETCGELFFICRPSIAPSSVDYYPRDGAIPGWGGSLLVTSLKNGALYRFKLSGDGQGVRDTDQLFDTVNRYRDLAMGPDNRTFYIATDSTGFTRDANGGATDVLANPGSIMVFRFANNSGKAP; encoded by the coding sequence ATGAGAACGGTTCTGACCTTGGCTCTGGTTTCGCTGGTCGCTTGCGGTCCAGCTGCACCCGCCAAACCACCCCCGACCGGGAGTGCTGATGACCAGCAGCCATCGGAGCCGGAGTTGCCAGCTCGAGTGTTGGTCAGCGGGCTCGAAGGTCCGTGGGAGGTGACCTGGGGACCGGACGACATGCTCTGGGTGACGGAGCGGGCTGGACGGAGGGTCACGCGGATAGACCCTGAATCCGGGAGAACGCGAGTGGCCGTCACCATCGGCGAAGTCCTGGCCGACATGCAGCACCAGGGCTTGCTCGGGATGGCGCTTCACCCAGAACTGCTCGCCGGCTCCGGGAACGACTACGTGTACGTCGCCTACACCTACGACGGCACTCCGGGGGATGGCGATGAACAGGACAATCCCCGCGCGAAGGTTGTGCGCTTCACCTACCAACCCGACGCTGAAACGCTGAGCGAGCCGCGTGAGCTCATTTCGGGCATCCCAGCTGGCAATGACCACAACGGTGGCCGCCTGAAGATTGGTCCGGACGGGAAACTCTTCTATTCCCTGGGTGAGCAAGGCGCGAACCAGTTCGCCAACTTCTGCAAGCCCATCGAAGCGCAGCGACTTCCGACCGACAGCGAGGTCCAGAACGCAGACTGGTCTGCCTACAAGGGAAAGATTCTGCGGATGGAGCTGGACGGCTCGATTCCGGCGGACAACCCGATGTTCAACGGAGTGCGGAGCCACATCTACACCTACGGCCACCGCAACCCCCAAGGCCTCGTGTTCGGGCCGGACGGCACGCTCTACCAGGCCGAGCACGCCGCCAACGCCGATGACGAGCTGAACATCATCCGGGCAGGCGGCAACCATGGGTGGCCGCACGTCGCGGGGTACCGCGACAATCAGGCGTATGCATACGTCAACTGGTCCGCGGCGCCCAACTGCCAGGAGCTGACCTGGACGAACCTGACCGACCCGGCGAGCGTCCCGGCGGGCGTTCCCCGCGCCGATGAGAGCGCCTACACGGAGGCCTTCGTCGAGCCGATCATGACCCTGTACACCGTGCCGAACGGTTACGATTTCGAGGACGAGACCTGTGGTGAGCTGTTCTTCATCTGTCGGCCCTCCATTGCGCCGTCGAGCGTGGACTACTATCCACGGGACGGGGCGATTCCGGGTTGGGGTGGCTCCTTGTTGGTCACGTCGCTCAAGAACGGCGCGCTGTACCGCTTCAAGCTGAGCGGCGACGGCCAGGGCGTCCGGGACACGGACCAGCTCTTCGACACCGTGAACCGCTACCGCGACCTCGCCATGGGCCCTGACAACCGGACCTTCTACATCGCTACGGATTCCACCGGATTCACCCGGGACGCCAATGGCGGTGCCACCGACGTGCTCGCCAATCCAGGCTCCATCATGGTGTTCAGGTTCGCCAACAACAGCGGGAAGGCTCCGTAG
- a CDS encoding GNAT family N-acetyltransferase → MATCEHSLRAAIRHGFDALNLNRIEADLDPRNIGSARVLEKLGLLHRARRDGRHREPRAAQALLGRALSSPAGRIRPAAPSRPGSTGGRRGPRSPGHT, encoded by the coding sequence ATGGCGACCTGCGAACACTCACTCCGCGCGGCGATCCGCCATGGCTTCGACGCCCTGAACCTGAACCGCATCGAGGCCGACCTCGACCCGCGCAACATCGGCTCGGCGCGGGTGCTGGAAAAGCTGGGGTTGCTGCATCGCGCACGGCGAGATGGCCGACACCGTGAACCACGGGCTGCGCAGGCGCTACTGGGACGAGCGCTGAGCAGCCCGGCCGGCCGCATCAGGCCTGCGGCGCCGTCCAGACCAGGTTCCACAGGTGGCCGTCGAGGTCCTCGAAGCCCTGGTCATACATGA
- a CDS encoding 3-oxoacyl-ACP reductase family protein — MSGLTGRVALVTGGSRGIGAAIARRLAREGADVALTYVSAADKAHAVVRDIQAAGRRGFAIAADSASPEAVIRAVEGTVAELGRLDILVNNAGIFPSGPLEEVTLEEVDRTLAVHVRAVFLASQAAARHMGKGGRIISIGTCFVDRVPFPGVTLYTMSKAALTGLTKGLARELGPRGITANVVHPGPIDTDMNPANGPGADAERALLALGHFGESEDIAATVAHLSGEGGRYITGASIAVDGGFAV, encoded by the coding sequence ATGTCGGGACTCACGGGCAGGGTGGCACTCGTCACAGGAGGCAGCCGGGGCATTGGAGCGGCCATCGCCCGGCGGCTCGCACGGGAGGGCGCCGACGTGGCGCTGACCTATGTGAGCGCCGCGGACAAGGCCCACGCTGTCGTCAGGGACATCCAGGCGGCCGGTCGGCGTGGGTTCGCCATCGCCGCGGACAGCGCGAGCCCGGAGGCCGTCATCCGGGCGGTGGAGGGGACGGTAGCGGAGCTGGGGCGGCTCGACATCCTCGTCAACAACGCGGGCATCTTCCCTTCGGGACCGCTGGAGGAGGTGACGCTGGAGGAGGTGGACCGGACACTCGCGGTGCACGTGCGAGCGGTGTTCCTCGCCTCGCAGGCGGCGGCGCGACACATGGGCAAGGGTGGGCGCATCATCAGCATCGGTACCTGCTTCGTCGACCGGGTGCCCTTTCCTGGCGTCACCCTCTACACCATGAGCAAGGCGGCGCTGACGGGCCTCACCAAGGGGCTGGCGAGAGAGCTCGGGCCCCGGGGCATCACCGCCAACGTGGTCCACCCCGGCCCCATCGACACGGACATGAATCCGGCCAACGGCCCGGGGGCGGACGCGGAGCGGGCCCTCCTCGCCCTGGGCCACTTCGGGGAGAGCGAGGACATCGCCGCCACGGTCGCCCACCTCTCCGGCGAGGGCGGGCGCTACATCACCGGCGCCTCCATCGCCGTCGACGGCGGCTTCGCCGTTTGA
- a CDS encoding sensor histidine kinase has protein sequence MEGRDTQRLLPREMVWLYPLAPLAAAPLLVDGLLSMSWKEALLQLAGICVPFASLSLTIHLLYLTVMPRLVRHIRSRAAETLLHVATITGVSVVVAVAVHPVKELLCQHPSMLMDFSVTCIIISSIFVLPALTIQRLRNRALAVERQAQAERQAALRAQLEALQARIHPHFLFNSLNLVATLISEDPELAERTLERLADLFRYALESSKVRLVPLQREVDIVRDYLAIQQVRYGRRLETSVELESRAAHVQVPPLLLQPLVENAIIHGLASRQQVSVHVRVRLEDERVLLDVQDDGPGPGASEHRGSQTSLSDLHARVRLLYGERGAFALEPAPGGGCMARLALPAGAAA, from the coding sequence ATGGAAGGCCGGGATACGCAGCGGCTGCTGCCGCGAGAGATGGTGTGGCTCTACCCCCTCGCTCCCCTGGCGGCGGCGCCGCTGCTGGTGGACGGGCTGCTCTCCATGTCCTGGAAGGAGGCGCTGCTCCAACTGGCGGGCATCTGCGTGCCCTTCGCCTCGCTGTCGCTCACCATCCACCTGCTGTACCTCACGGTGATGCCACGGCTCGTCCGGCACATCCGGAGCCGCGCCGCGGAGACGCTGCTGCACGTGGCCACCATCACCGGCGTCTCCGTGGTGGTGGCCGTCGCCGTGCATCCGGTGAAGGAACTGCTGTGCCAGCACCCCTCCATGCTGATGGACTTCAGCGTGACGTGCATCATCATCTCGAGCATCTTCGTGCTCCCTGCGCTCACCATCCAGCGGCTGCGCAACCGCGCGCTCGCCGTGGAGCGGCAGGCCCAGGCCGAGCGACAGGCGGCACTGCGCGCCCAGCTCGAGGCACTGCAGGCGCGCATCCACCCGCACTTCCTCTTCAACAGCCTCAACCTGGTCGCCACCCTCATCTCCGAGGACCCGGAGCTGGCCGAGCGCACCCTGGAGCGGCTGGCCGACCTGTTCCGCTACGCGCTGGAGAGCTCGAAGGTGCGCCTCGTTCCGCTCCAGCGCGAGGTGGACATCGTGCGCGACTACCTGGCCATCCAGCAGGTGCGCTACGGCCGGCGGCTCGAGACCTCGGTGGAGCTGGAATCCCGCGCCGCGCACGTGCAGGTGCCACCGCTCCTGCTGCAGCCGCTCGTGGAGAACGCCATCATCCACGGCCTGGCCAGCCGCCAGCAGGTGAGCGTGCACGTGCGGGTGCGCCTCGAGGACGAGCGCGTCCTGCTGGACGTGCAGGATGACGGGCCGGGCCCCGGCGCCTCGGAGCACCGCGGCAGCCAGACGAGCCTGAGCGACCTGCACGCCCGCGTGCGCCTGCTCTACGGGGAGCGGGGCGCCTTCGCCCTGGAGCCCGCCCCGGGAGGTGGGTGCATGGCGCGACTCGCACTCCCGGCCGGGGCCGCCGCATGA
- a CDS encoding ABC transporter ATP-binding protein: MIEAKNVSKRYGDTLVVDGVTLRLPVGGITSIIGPNGAGKSTLLSMMSRVLPMSSGSVLVDGLDVTTTPGDVLARRLAILRQDNHLNARLTVRELVTFGRYPHSKGRPTVQDREHVERAIEHMGLGTLAQRFLDELSGGQRQRAFVAMVLCQDTDYVLLDEPLNGLDLKHAVSMMKQLRHAADVLGKSVVLVLHDINFASCYSDHIVAMRDGKVAFQGRAEEIMRSDVLRAVYELDITIQQLDGDWIATHYR, encoded by the coding sequence ATGATCGAGGCGAAGAACGTCAGCAAGCGCTATGGCGACACGCTCGTGGTGGATGGCGTCACCCTGCGGCTTCCCGTGGGCGGCATCACCTCCATCATCGGGCCGAACGGCGCGGGCAAGTCGACGCTGCTCTCGATGATGAGCCGGGTGCTGCCCATGTCGTCGGGCTCCGTGCTGGTGGACGGACTGGACGTCACCACCACGCCCGGGGATGTGCTCGCCCGGCGGCTGGCCATCCTGCGCCAGGACAACCACCTCAACGCGCGGCTGACGGTGCGGGAGCTGGTGACGTTCGGCCGCTATCCGCACTCCAAGGGGCGGCCGACGGTACAGGACCGCGAGCACGTGGAGCGGGCCATCGAACATATGGGGCTTGGCACGCTCGCGCAGCGGTTCCTGGACGAGCTGTCGGGAGGGCAGCGTCAGCGCGCCTTCGTGGCGATGGTGCTCTGTCAGGACACAGACTACGTGCTGCTGGATGAGCCGCTCAATGGTCTGGACCTGAAGCACGCGGTGTCCATGATGAAGCAGCTCCGGCACGCCGCCGACGTGCTCGGCAAGAGCGTCGTCCTGGTGCTGCACGACATCAACTTCGCGTCCTGCTACTCCGACCACATCGTCGCGATGCGCGACGGGAAGGTGGCGTTCCAGGGTCGCGCGGAGGAAATCATGCGCTCCGATGTCCTGCGCGCCGTCTACGAGCTCGACATCACCATCCAGCAGCTTGATGGCGACTGGATTGCCACGCACTACCGCTGA